One stretch of Chryseobacterium sp. LJ668 DNA includes these proteins:
- a CDS encoding recombinase family protein → MIIADLYIRVSTDEQAEKGYSQRDQNERLRKYCENNNIIVNKVIYEDHSAKSFERPEWKKYLIEIKKRNHKSSLVLFTKWDRFSRNTGDAYQMISLLHKNHIIPQAIEQPLDMSVPENKLMLAIYLSTPEVENDRRALNTFHGMRRAKKEGRLMGIAPYGYINRAHEDGKKYIAIREPEASNIRWAFNELAKGHIPADHVRIQMNKRDGISMGRSAFAKAMRNPVYCGKIYIEDYKQEEAYYTDGKHEALITERLFNQVQKIMDKKRKVEGPGGRVFGNERFPLRGLLTCPRCGKNLTASGAKGKSKTYYYYHCHYKCGFRFDSDKLNELFELEISKLEYNPIIKDLMKEILLDNYKQFTYDIEAKRKSIAKDITLLNEKVASARDKYLADKLDEDDYKDIKMLTRSQIEQLEQELQHIVSESKELDIRRKIENALDSMENLANLYQQGDLLTKRTIGCLIFPEKVEFDGKSFQTPKMNIVAQCIYQYNNGLGDKKNRHKRVKTSNVGLVTSTGFKPVTS, encoded by the coding sequence ATGATAATTGCAGATCTATACATAAGAGTTTCCACTGATGAACAGGCTGAAAAAGGCTATTCCCAAAGAGATCAGAACGAAAGACTACGCAAATATTGTGAAAACAACAACATCATAGTCAACAAGGTTATTTACGAAGATCATTCAGCCAAGAGCTTTGAACGCCCTGAATGGAAAAAATATCTGATTGAAATCAAAAAAAGAAATCATAAAAGCAGTCTAGTTCTCTTTACAAAATGGGACCGTTTCAGCCGTAATACAGGAGACGCTTATCAGATGATCAGTCTTCTTCATAAAAACCATATTATTCCTCAAGCCATTGAGCAGCCTTTGGATATGTCTGTCCCCGAAAATAAGCTAATGTTGGCTATTTATCTTTCAACTCCAGAAGTTGAAAATGACAGACGGGCACTGAATACCTTTCATGGAATGCGAAGAGCAAAAAAAGAAGGGAGGCTAATGGGTATTGCACCTTATGGCTATATTAACAGAGCTCATGAAGACGGTAAAAAGTACATCGCTATTAGAGAACCAGAGGCTTCGAATATTAGATGGGCTTTCAATGAATTGGCTAAAGGCCATATTCCAGCTGACCACGTAAGAATTCAGATGAATAAGAGAGATGGGATATCGATGGGAAGAAGTGCATTTGCTAAAGCTATGAGGAATCCGGTCTATTGTGGTAAGATCTATATTGAAGACTATAAACAGGAGGAAGCTTACTATACTGATGGTAAGCACGAGGCGCTAATAACTGAAAGACTTTTCAACCAAGTTCAGAAGATCATGGACAAAAAAAGAAAAGTCGAAGGTCCCGGTGGAAGAGTTTTTGGTAATGAACGATTTCCCCTAAGAGGTCTTCTGACCTGCCCAAGATGTGGCAAGAATCTAACTGCTAGTGGCGCAAAGGGTAAGTCTAAAACCTATTACTATTATCATTGTCATTATAAATGCGGATTCAGATTTGACTCTGACAAGTTAAATGAACTTTTTGAGTTGGAAATTTCAAAGTTAGAATATAATCCAATTATAAAAGATCTTATGAAGGAAATACTCCTGGATAATTATAAACAGTTCACTTACGACATAGAAGCGAAAAGAAAGTCTATAGCAAAAGATATCACTTTACTCAACGAAAAAGTGGCCAGTGCGAGAGATAAATATCTTGCGGACAAATTAGATGAAGATGATTATAAAGACATCAAAATGCTCACGAGATCACAAATTGAACAACTGGAGCAGGAGCTTCAACACATTGTTTCAGAAAGCAAAGAACTTGACATCAGAAGGAAAATAGAGAACGCACTTGATTCAATGGAAAATCTTGCAAACCTTTACCAACAGGGCGATCTGCTGACAAAAAGAACAATAGGGTGTTTGATATTTCCCGAAAAAGTCGAATTTGACGGAAAAAGTTTTCAAACACCAAAAATGAACATTGTCGCCCAGTGTATCTATCAGTATAACAATGGATTAGGAGATAAAAAAAACCGACATAAGAGAGTGAAAACTTCAAATGTCGGTCTTGTGACCTCGACAGGATTCAAACCTGTAACCTCCTGA
- a CDS encoding ABC transporter substrate-binding protein, which translates to MKLNFLLVIAFLTLISCKQEQKITLADVVSLSSNLSYKENKGNLYIKSGKFTYEFKKDQIPFKKVILLNSSLLGYISEIGAENTVIGVSSPEYIYSEKVSTLIKTGMIQNVGNEQKYDVEKIISLKPDAIFTNYIASFDNTYQLLKNNGIHIVFLDEYMEQEPLKKTAYIKLFGKLFGKEELAEQKFAEIKKNYNDLKQLASTSKSQPEVLANEMYGDIWYLPGGKTFTANYILDAHADYILKDNVDEKAVTMSFEEVYAKSQKTQYWVNVGNHLSKQELLNINPYYSKLEVFNTGKIYGVTAREKQKSNDFFESGVVRADIILKDYIKIFHPELLPDYKLTYLKELQ; encoded by the coding sequence ATGAAACTTAATTTTTTACTAGTAATCGCATTTTTAACGTTAATCTCCTGTAAACAAGAACAAAAAATAACACTTGCAGATGTAGTTTCTCTTTCCTCTAACCTTAGCTACAAAGAAAACAAGGGGAATCTTTACATAAAGTCTGGTAAATTCACCTATGAGTTTAAAAAAGATCAGATTCCGTTTAAAAAAGTTATTTTATTGAATTCCAGTTTATTGGGATATATTTCCGAAATTGGTGCTGAAAACACGGTTATTGGAGTTTCAAGCCCTGAATATATTTATTCAGAAAAAGTAAGTACCTTAATAAAAACGGGTATGATTCAAAATGTAGGAAACGAACAAAAATATGACGTAGAAAAAATTATTTCTCTGAAACCGGATGCTATTTTCACGAATTACATTGCCAGTTTCGATAATACCTATCAGCTTTTGAAAAATAATGGGATTCATATTGTATTTCTTGATGAATACATGGAGCAGGAGCCTTTAAAAAAGACAGCTTATATCAAACTTTTTGGTAAACTTTTTGGTAAAGAAGAGCTTGCAGAACAGAAATTTGCAGAAATTAAAAAAAATTATAACGATTTAAAGCAATTAGCTTCAACATCTAAATCACAGCCCGAAGTTTTAGCCAATGAAATGTATGGCGATATCTGGTATTTACCGGGAGGGAAAACTTTTACAGCCAATTATATTTTAGATGCCCATGCAGATTATATTCTGAAAGATAATGTCGATGAAAAAGCGGTTACAATGAGTTTTGAAGAAGTGTACGCAAAATCCCAAAAAACCCAATACTGGGTTAATGTAGGAAACCATCTTTCAAAACAGGAACTTTTAAACATAAACCCATATTACAGTAAACTTGAAGTGTTTAATACGGGAAAAATCTACGGAGTCACAGCAAGAGAAAAGCAGAAATCAAATGACTTTTTTGAAAGCGGAGTAGTGCGTGCCGATATTATTCTAAAAGATTATATAAAGATCTTTCACCCGGAACTTTTGCCAGATTATAAGCTGACTTATTTGAAAGAATTACAATAG
- the mtgA gene encoding monofunctional biosynthetic peptidoglycan transglycosylase gives MWKKIKQLIFIVLVLNVVFIIWGRFFNPPITITQIGGLFKYGKLNRDYVSYDDMGNNVKKAVIASEDQKFFIHNGFDYKAIEKAMKNNEKGKKLRGGSTISQQTAKNVFLWQGRSWIRKGLEAMYTFIIEKVWTKDIILERYLNSIEMGQGVFGVEAASQYYFGKSSKDLSASDAAWIAAVLPNPKKYDPKNPSSYLRKKHNWILRQMKNVSLK, from the coding sequence ATGTGGAAGAAAATAAAGCAGCTTATTTTTATCGTTCTTGTGCTGAACGTAGTATTTATCATTTGGGGAAGATTCTTTAATCCGCCTATTACCATCACGCAGATTGGCGGGCTCTTCAAATATGGAAAGCTGAATCGTGACTATGTTTCCTACGACGATATGGGAAATAATGTAAAGAAAGCGGTGATAGCCTCCGAAGATCAGAAATTTTTTATTCATAACGGTTTTGATTATAAAGCCATCGAAAAGGCCATGAAAAACAACGAAAAAGGCAAGAAACTGAGAGGCGGAAGTACCATTTCGCAGCAGACTGCAAAAAATGTTTTTCTTTGGCAGGGCAGAAGCTGGATCAGAAAAGGCCTGGAAGCGATGTACACTTTTATCATCGAAAAAGTCTGGACTAAAGATATTATTCTTGAGCGATATCTGAATTCTATTGAAATGGGACAGGGTGTTTTCGGAGTAGAAGCCGCTTCACAGTATTATTTTGGGAAATCTTCAAAAGATCTTTCTGCCTCAGATGCAGCATGGATTGCCGCAGTCTTGCCCAACCCTAAGAAATATGATCCCAAAAACCCATCTTCTTATTTGAGAAAGAAACACAACTGGATTTTAAGACAAATGAAAAATGTGAGTTTGAAATAG
- a CDS encoding site-specific recombinase codes for MKFLSSSTKNFESVLKKYFSFKNETLSLEPFTEFLESIKKADFTDVLNCFKANLNLAENFKYYIHNIFEVRPFNLSLTEANILSENAFFPELKKRILNKVLPPVENEKTVWFLVDNVSFRPKKDLEYLQNLPENEMDEFFHILGLTDFIQKPKVKSELIFSMNILSWRVTGMALDVEVVRMAPEYRNFDNPFLALQNELERLAEEFKLNPEIKLNSKDSRYKQIKIYTEQCLDFVNIAFKNSSKYGISGKINQSLLKIRQQTQRIFEIAQLLVIDDDHDIVIKSKQLMFNVLSYKSHKNNISELFNDSTRMISHLITNHTAETGSHYITSNRKQYMSMFYKASGGGIIVGALCVLKMLYGFMPGSDFFHAFLYSLNYAMGFVMIYLMGFTLATKQPAMTAATMTKVLSEQGNTQRNNTEFADLVSKLFRSQFIAFVGNVLLAFPVAMAIIYGLDVFFSQNLAVEKSEKLLKDLDPFNSKAILHACIAGFYLFISGIISGNIGNNSVFFQIPDRIAKNQSIKRFFGAKFANSLSKYYAKNWAGIISNFWFGVFLGATAPIGLFFGLDLDIRHITFAAGNFALGLYGKDFSVDSYTFWVALLTVFVIGFFNFFVSFSLSMFLAFRSRKMNLGEVSEIYREIFRYFLKNPLKFFIPLRSSFDHKTSAMVQNTMPTKSKDQ; via the coding sequence ATGAAATTTCTCAGTTCAAGTACAAAAAATTTTGAATCTGTTCTTAAAAAATATTTTTCTTTTAAGAATGAAACCCTTTCTCTGGAGCCTTTTACAGAGTTTCTGGAAAGCATAAAGAAAGCCGATTTTACCGACGTTCTGAATTGCTTTAAGGCAAATTTAAATTTAGCTGAAAATTTCAAATACTATATTCACAACATTTTTGAAGTCAGACCTTTCAATTTATCTCTTACTGAAGCCAATATTCTGTCGGAAAATGCTTTCTTTCCGGAATTAAAAAAAAGGATTCTTAACAAAGTTTTGCCACCTGTTGAGAATGAAAAAACCGTCTGGTTTCTGGTTGACAACGTCAGTTTCAGACCAAAAAAAGATTTAGAATATCTCCAGAATCTTCCTGAGAATGAGATGGATGAGTTTTTTCATATTTTAGGACTTACAGATTTTATTCAGAAACCAAAAGTCAAAAGTGAACTCATTTTTTCAATGAATATTCTCTCATGGCGCGTTACAGGGATGGCGTTAGACGTTGAAGTGGTAAGAATGGCCCCAGAATATCGGAATTTTGACAATCCTTTTTTGGCATTACAAAACGAATTGGAAAGATTAGCCGAAGAATTTAAATTGAATCCGGAGATCAAATTAAATTCTAAAGACAGTCGTTACAAACAGATTAAAATTTATACAGAGCAATGTCTTGATTTTGTAAATATTGCCTTTAAAAACTCGTCGAAATATGGTATTTCCGGTAAAATCAATCAGTCCCTTCTGAAAATTCGCCAACAGACACAAAGAATTTTTGAAATTGCACAATTGCTGGTAATTGATGACGACCACGACATTGTCATAAAGTCTAAGCAATTGATGTTTAATGTTCTTAGTTATAAATCTCATAAAAACAATATTTCAGAGCTTTTCAACGATAGTACAAGGATGATTTCTCATCTGATCACCAATCATACAGCAGAAACAGGAAGTCATTACATTACATCCAACCGCAAACAATACATGAGCATGTTTTACAAGGCGAGTGGAGGCGGTATTATTGTTGGTGCATTGTGCGTATTAAAAATGCTTTACGGTTTCATGCCGGGAAGTGATTTTTTCCATGCATTTTTATATTCATTAAATTATGCAATGGGATTTGTGATGATTTATCTGATGGGTTTTACTTTAGCCACAAAACAGCCCGCAATGACAGCTGCGACGATGACTAAGGTACTTTCTGAGCAGGGAAATACCCAAAGAAATAACACTGAATTTGCAGATTTGGTTTCAAAACTATTCAGAAGCCAGTTTATTGCTTTTGTAGGAAATGTTTTGCTTGCTTTTCCGGTTGCGATGGCAATAATTTATGGTTTAGATGTATTTTTCTCCCAGAATCTGGCAGTTGAAAAATCTGAAAAATTGTTGAAAGATCTCGATCCTTTTAATTCTAAAGCAATTTTGCATGCATGTATTGCTGGGTTTTATCTTTTTATATCGGGGATTATTTCAGGAAATATCGGGAACAATTCTGTGTTTTTCCAGATTCCGGACCGAATTGCAAAAAACCAGTCCATTAAACGGTTTTTCGGGGCTAAATTTGCCAACAGCCTTTCAAAATATTATGCTAAAAACTGGGCAGGTATAATTTCTAATTTCTGGTTTGGTGTTTTTCTGGGAGCAACTGCGCCGATTGGGTTGTTTTTCGGATTAGATCTTGATATCCGCCATATCACTTTCGCTGCAGGAAACTTTGCATTGGGATTGTACGGAAAAGATTTCAGTGTAGATTCTTACACATTCTGGGTTGCGCTTCTCACTGTTTTTGTTATTGGTTTTTTCAACTTTTTTGTTAGCTTCAGTTTATCAATGTTTTTGGCATTCAGATCGAGAAAAATGAATCTTGGAGAAGTGAGTGAAATTTACAGAGAGATCTTCAGGTATTTTTTGAAAAACCCTTTAAAGTTTTTTATTCCGCTGCGTTCGAGTTTTGATCATAAAACTTCTGCAATGGTACAGAACACAATGCCTACAAAATCAAAAGATCAGTAA
- the recF gene encoding DNA replication/repair protein RecF (All proteins in this family for which functions are known are DNA-binding proteins that assist the filamentation of RecA onto DNA for the initiation of recombination or recombinational repair.) produces the protein MIINKLTLYNFKNHSEKRFEFSPQINCFVGNNGAGKTNILDALHYLSVGKSFLGNTDTNNIKKDEDFFTIDAEIQNDDSEDMIKISQPKDSKKIIKKNDKSYDRMADHIGYLPSVMISPYDSNLISDSGESRRKFLDSMISQTNSGYLFDLIQYQKTIQQRNALLKYFAKNRVWDKDSLEIYDDPITKSGTKIFEKRKEFVEKLNPIVQNFHQIISGGKETVSVIYESHLLEGFDSAQPDKAFQELLDQNIDKDRMLTYTSKGIHKDDLHFEMDHVLIKKIGSQGQQKSFLISLKLAQMSLIKELTGKTPILLLDDIFDKLDDIRVAQLIKLVNQENFGQIFITDTHRERTESVVKKINEESIIFEV, from the coding sequence ATGATCATCAACAAACTCACTCTGTACAATTTTAAAAACCATTCTGAAAAAAGGTTTGAGTTTTCGCCGCAGATCAATTGTTTCGTGGGAAATAACGGTGCCGGAAAAACCAATATTTTGGATGCTCTGCATTACCTTTCTGTAGGCAAAAGCTTCTTAGGAAATACCGACACCAACAATATTAAAAAAGATGAGGATTTTTTCACCATAGATGCTGAGATTCAAAATGATGACAGTGAAGATATGATCAAAATTTCACAGCCCAAAGATTCTAAAAAAATCATTAAAAAGAATGATAAAAGTTACGATAGAATGGCCGATCACATTGGTTATCTTCCCAGTGTGATGATTTCACCCTATGATTCAAATCTGATTTCAGATTCCGGAGAAAGCAGGAGAAAATTTTTAGATTCAATGATTTCCCAGACCAATTCCGGGTATCTTTTTGATCTCATTCAATACCAGAAAACTATTCAGCAGAGAAATGCTTTACTAAAATATTTTGCCAAAAACAGAGTATGGGATAAAGATTCTTTGGAAATTTATGACGATCCGATCACAAAATCAGGAACTAAAATTTTTGAAAAAAGAAAAGAGTTTGTCGAAAAGCTCAATCCGATTGTTCAGAATTTTCATCAGATTATTTCGGGTGGAAAAGAAACAGTTTCTGTAATCTACGAATCTCATCTACTGGAAGGCTTCGACTCTGCTCAACCTGACAAGGCCTTTCAGGAGCTTTTAGATCAGAATATTGATAAGGACCGAATGCTGACTTATACTTCAAAAGGAATTCATAAAGATGATTTACATTTTGAAATGGATCATGTCCTTATTAAAAAAATTGGTTCACAGGGACAGCAAAAATCATTTTTAATTTCGCTAAAATTGGCTCAGATGAGTCTGATAAAAGAACTTACCGGAAAAACTCCGATTCTTCTGTTGGATGATATTTTTGATAAGCTGGATGACATTCGTGTTGCCCAACTCATAAAATTGGTTAATCAGGAGAATTTCGGGCAGATTTTTATTACCGATACGCATAGAGAACGTACAGAGAGTGTGGTCAAGAAAATCAATGAAGAAAGTATAATCTTTGAAGTGTGA
- a CDS encoding UbiA prenyltransferase family protein yields the protein MNCLKVLKKSIIDSQLYVSLMGTFFAIFFMLEQNTFRFPSVLLIFITYFSGYLYTKYQKTKYFYKIFLLNVITGVVSAALIIFNHNEIRLLKWAIIVILGLLYNSFFLESYIRKIPLLKVFYVGLVWAMINSWLTLPELNAPIFFISFFFVTALVLPFDIRDMNNDTIQTFPKIIGVQNTKYLAYLLVFISSILSTFYLQNHYAVCFLLTSIFTFILIYFSESKKDDIYFSFGVESCSILPFLFLIIMKYF from the coding sequence ATGAATTGCTTAAAAGTACTGAAAAAATCTATCATAGACAGCCAGTTGTACGTCTCGTTGATGGGAACTTTCTTCGCAATATTTTTCATGCTTGAGCAAAATACATTCCGTTTCCCTTCAGTGCTTTTGATATTCATAACGTATTTTAGCGGATATTTATACACGAAATATCAGAAAACAAAGTATTTCTATAAAATTTTTCTACTGAATGTGATTACCGGAGTTGTTTCGGCGGCTTTGATTATTTTTAATCATAATGAAATACGCCTGCTAAAATGGGCAATCATTGTGATTTTGGGATTGCTTTATAACAGTTTCTTTTTAGAATCATATATCAGGAAAATCCCTCTTTTAAAAGTGTTTTATGTTGGTTTGGTTTGGGCGATGATCAATTCGTGGCTGACTTTACCGGAACTGAATGCGCCTATATTTTTTATCAGTTTCTTTTTTGTAACGGCACTTGTTTTACCTTTCGACATTCGTGATATGAATAATGATACGATACAGACTTTTCCAAAAATCATTGGAGTTCAGAATACGAAATATCTTGCTTACCTATTGGTTTTTATCTCAAGTATTTTATCTACTTTTTATCTACAAAATCATTATGCAGTCTGTTTTTTGTTAACCTCAATCTTTACATTTATTCTCATTTATTTCTCTGAAAGTAAAAAAGATGACATCTATTTTTCTTTCGGAGTAGAAAGCTGTTCGATACTTCCTTTTTTATTTTTAATAATAATGAAGTATTTTTGA